One segment of Olsenella uli DSM 7084 DNA contains the following:
- a CDS encoding YerC/YecD family TrpR-related protein, whose product MTVVGDTRFATGKDGRLTALEVERLFSAMSSLATPQEARSFLLDVCSRREILDLAQRLEVATMLRDGASYLSVSRSTGASSTTVSRVSKCLNGPEGGYRLVLSRLDGPAPGSGPQESRE is encoded by the coding sequence GTGACGGTGGTAGGGGACACCAGGTTTGCAACGGGGAAGGACGGGAGGCTCACGGCCCTCGAGGTCGAGCGCCTCTTCTCGGCCATGAGTTCCCTGGCGACGCCCCAGGAGGCCCGCAGCTTCCTCTTGGACGTCTGCAGCAGGCGCGAGATCCTTGACCTGGCGCAGCGCCTTGAGGTGGCCACCATGCTGCGCGACGGCGCGTCGTACCTCAGCGTCTCCCGCTCGACCGGCGCCTCGTCCACGACCGTGAGCCGCGTCTCCAAGTGCCTGAACGGCCCCGAGGGCGGCTATCGCCTGGTGCTCTCGCGCCTGGATGGGCCCGCTCCCGGGAGCGGGCCGCAGGAGTCGCGGGAGTAG